GGCCCGCGATCCGCACTCATGGCGGCCTACGCGCGTTACCTGCTGGATGAGGGCGAACTGGCGGAAGCCGACAGGCTGGCGCGCCAGGCGCTGACGGATAACGGTGAGGAGCGCGTCGCCTTGCAGGTGCTGGCAGGTGTGGCCGCAGCGCAGGGGCGCCATGCCGCCGCGCTGCTTGCGAACGAGCGTCTGCTCAAGATCTATCCGCATGATCTGACAGGCCTGTTCGGGACGGTCTCAGCCCTCGGTGAACTGGGGCGGATCGACGAGATTGAACCAGTTCTGGGTAAAATCGAGAGGCTTGCGCCGCAGCACCCCAGCGTGGTCTTCGTGAAAGCCAGGCTGGCGGCGGAACGAAAAGATTGGGCGAAGGTTCGCGCGATATTGCAACCGCTGGAACGGGATATAGATACGCGCCCGGAATTGCAGTGGCTCTATGCGCAGGCCTTTCTCAATCTTGGCCAGGTCGAACAGGCGCGCGCCTATCTGTCGCCGCTGTTGCTGCATGAGCCGCACAACGGGGATGTGCGTCTGGCACTGGCGCAAGTGCAAATCGCCGGGCAGGATAGAAGGGCGGCACTGGCAACCTTGCGTCCGTTCGCGGATGATCAGCAGGCTTCAGTGCAGGCGCTCGATCTTTTGGCGCGCGTGGCCGGGGAGGAAGGCGATCCCCAAGCTGGCATCTATGCAGCGAGAGCGCGTGCCGTACGCAATGGATCGTGAAAGGGGCACTTGCGCAAGCCTGTCGTTGCGGGTGATCTGACATTCGCACAGTTACAAAAAGACGCCTCTCCGGGGAGGAGAGGCGCCAGTTTGCTCTCGGGAGCTATCCTCGAGCGAAAGTGAATAGTGGGTTACGATTTGTTGCGTGCTTTCCGGCGGCGCAGCACGGCAACCGCGATCAGACCCGCACCAGCCATCGCCAGCATACCCGGTTCAGGCACTTCATTTCCGGACGAGGAGGAGCCGGTGGTGGTGCCACCCGAAGATGTCGTGGTTGTGGTGCCGCAATGCTTCTTGCAACCACCCGAGCTCCAGCCGCCCGAAGAACCCCATGTGGCCATCGCCGGCGACGCCATGGCGAGCGTGCTCAATGCAGCGAAGATGGTCAAAGTCTTTTTCACGGTACCTGTCCCCTGGTTAGCCAATAAGATTACGCTGGTTTATCGGTGGTAAAGCAAATTCTGTGCCAACCGCGATTAATCAGGGTGCTAGATGGTTAATCAGTGAATCTGGAATGGCTGAGTGTAAATTAATCCAACACTATTTATGCTAACCGGCGGCGTCTTAGGTAAACGGGCGGCGCGACACACGGTTTTGCGCAGGATCAAAGCATAATGGGGAAGGATTCACGCATAGCCCTTGCGTCACCGTTGCGCGCAGCGGATACGGAGGGGGTACAGTTTGAGCAAGGTCATGACCAACACATTCAAAAAACTTAATCTTGTGTTCTCAACGCCGATCCCGGTTTACGAGATCGCGGACTTCGCACGGATCAATGCCGATATCATCGAGGAGATTCGCGTCCGTCGCGAAAAGGAACAGGGCATGGTCCGTTCCAACCGGGTTGGCTGGCACAGCGATCTGGATTTCTTTGCCCGCAAGGAACCTGCGCATCGGGAACTGGCGCAGAAAATCATGCAATGTCTCGCCGACGCGACGCAGCGTGTGGCGGATAAGGACAAGCTGGCGAACTTGCGGCTTGAATGCGATGGCTGGGTGAACGTCAATCCCAAGGGGGGCTACAACGTGCCCCATGATCATCCCGGTGCGTTCTGGTCGGCGGCCTATTATATTCAGGTGCCGGAACCCGCGAATGGCGGCATGGCAGGTGCGATCGAATTTATCGACCATCGTTCGGCACCCCCGGGGCAGGGGTTGGTGCAATCGCCTTATATGCGGTCCTTGCATGCGATGCGCCCGACGCCGGGAACATTGGTGGTTTTCCCGAGCACGTTGAAGCACTGGGTCCATCCGAATGACGCGGATGAGGATCGGATCACCATTGCGATCAATGCCAAGGTCGCCGTCGATCCGGAGAAGATGCGTCAGGCCCAACTTGACGCCGCCCATGAATCGGTGCGGCAGGTCCCTGGATTGAGCGAAGGGGCGGAGGCAGATGCGTCGGCTGCTCCTGCCGACAATGCGGGGCGGAAGGCGAAAAAGCCGGCTAAGACGAAAGCCTGAGCGCCAGTTCGCTCATAAAGCGGGCGTCGTCCCCTTTGGTCAACCAATCGGCCTCGGCGGCGATCCCGCCGAGCATGTCGGCCAGATCGTCCAATTCTGTCTTGGCATAGTTGCCCAACACATAGGATGTCACCCGGTCCTTGTGGCCGGGATGGCCTATGCCGATCCGGACCCGGCGAAAATCAGGCCCCAAATGCTGCGCGATCGAGCGCAACCCATTATGGCCCGCGGTGCCGCCGCCCTGCTTCACTTTGACCTTGAACGGAGCAAGGTCCAATTCGTCATGGAACACGGTCAGGGCGTCTGGTTCGAGTTTGTAGAAGCGCATCGCTTCTGAGACGGCGCGTCCGCTTTCGTTCATGAACGTTGCCGGCTTGAGCAGGATAACCTTCTCATTGCCGATCCGCCCTTCCTGCACCCAGCCGGCAAACTTTTTCTGTACCGACCCGAAATTGTGGATTTCCGCAATCACGTCCACGGTCATAAAGCCGACGTTGTGCCGGTGCATCGCATATTGCGGTCCCGGATTTCCCAAACCTACCCAAAGTTGCATGGGGGCTCCCTAAATGAAAAACGCCGGCCGCGCGAGTGCGGGCCGGCGTGTTTTCCGGTTGAAGCAGAAAAAGCTCAGCCTTCGCTGGCTTCTTCCACTTCGCCTTCGCCGGCAGCGTCGGCTTCAGCACGCTTGAGCGCGGAAGGCGCCACAATCGTTGCAATCGTGAAATCGCGGTCCGTGATGGCGCTTTCGGCACCAGCGGGCAGCTTCACATTGCTGATGTGGATGGAATCGCCAACGTCGCGACCGGTCACGTCGATTTCGATTTCCGACGGAATCTTGTCTGCTTCGCAGATCAGGTCGAGTTCGTGGCGCACCACGTTCAGCACGCCGCCCTTCTTGAGGCCCGGCGAAGCGTCTTCGTTGGTGAACAGCACCGGCACCAGCACTTCGACTTTGGCGTTCTTGGCGAGACGCAGGAAGTCGACGTGGATCGGGCGGTCGGTGACGGGATGGAAGGCGACATCCTTGGGCAGGGTGCGCACGCTCTTGCCACCCACTTCGATCATGACGATCGAGTTGGCGAAGTGACCGGTGCCGAGTTGGCGGACCAGTTCCTTCTCTTCAACGTGGATGGTCTGGGGTTCTTCCTTGCCGCCATAAATCACGGCGGGGACACGGCCAGCGCGACGCAATGCACGGGAGGCTCCCTTGCCTGCCAGTTCGCGCGCTTCTGCCGGCAACGTAAGAGCGTCGCTCATCTGCTTACCTTTCGAAAACGGTTTGATACATTTTTCGCGCTACGCCTCCAGGGATGACCATAGCCGCGAAGCGCGGGCCCCTATAGGCAAATCCCCGGAATTGCAAGCGCTACGCCGCACGGCGCGCATCATTGCACGCGGCGAACCGTGAAGCCTTTCCCCGCCAGCAGTGCAGGTAGCCCTTCCGGCCCAGCCATATGTGCCGCGCCGACGGCCACGAAGGGATGTTGGTGGCCCTTGATCATATGGGCGATCCTGTCGCTCCACGCGCGGTTGCGGTCAACCAGCAGGGCAGCGCGCAACTCCGGGTCTGCCATCATGCCGCGATGGGTTTCGGCAGCGATGGCATCAATATCGCCACGGCGCCAATATCCTTCGACGATCCTTTCCTCATTCCTTGCGTCGGCTGCTTCGGCAACGATCGCGTTGAGGAGATCGCGTTGTTCCTTTTCCGGCAGCGTATCAAACAGGCGCAATTGCGCTTCCGTACCTTCCAGTTCGGCAACCGGTTTGCTTCCTGCCATGGTTATCAAGGTGCGGTCGACCCCGGCATCGTTGTCTGCCTTGCGGGCCGCCTGCGCCAAAGTCAGCGCGGCCGCCCAGGTTTCGACACGGGCAAACTGGTTCTCACTGATGCCCGCCTGTTGCAGCAATTGCACCAGCGCCGGGCGATTGGCAGCGGTCACTTTGGAAGAGAGCGTCGCTTGCCCGGGGGTCTCGGCGAGGCGAGTGAATATGGCCTGCATGGCCGCGCGGTCATCCAACTGGCGGATTTCCAGCAGGAGGGTGTCCGATTGTGCAAGGGCCGCCTCTATAGCGGGAGAACGCCATTCGACATTCTCGGGCAGGGCATGGATCGTGCCGAACAGCCACGCCTGTTGGCCATCAGGGGCAGTGACTTCCCAAAAGGCGGGTGTTGCCGGTTCGGGTGGTTTGCTGCAGGCACTGATCAGTAACATCGCAGCCAGTGCCAGGACCGATCGCAGGTTCATTTGACGCGCGCGCTCACAATGCCGAGTGTCGAAAGTTGATCCTGCACGCTGCCCGGGCCAGCAAGGTGCCCCGCGCCCACCGCCATGAAGACAGTGCCGGGTTGCTCCAGCCGTTTGACGATCCAGTTTGTCCAGTTCTTGTTGCGACTGGTCACGAGCTTCTCGAACACGACCGGATCGACTTCCTGCGAATTCATCAGGCTGGCGAGGCGATCGGCATCCCCAGCCAGCCACGCATCGACCATCTCATCGAGCTGGCGTTTGGTTTCGGGCACCGCAGCGGAAACCTGGCCCAGATAGGCGATCTGCAGATCCTGAGGCAGGGAATCGAACAAATCGAGCTGGAATTCCATGGTTTCCAGCGCAGATCGTTTTGTCCGGGACGGTGCATTGCGATCAAGCACGACCTCGACCCCGCTGTTCATGTCATACCCTGCGGCAAGAAGCGGAAGGATCGTCAGGTTTAGTGCCGCAAACCACGGCTTCTGCCCATCAAAGGTGCCCGCTGGTAGCCCCAGTGTGCCAAGCGCCTGTTCCAGCGACTGCCGGTTTTCTGGCGGCAGCAGGGCACGCAGGTTTTCCCCGGCGGGCAATGACGCCTTGGCCAGCAACAATTCCGGTTTGGCGCTGGTGTTGGCCAGATCGACTTCTGTGACGAGTTCATCAGCGGATTGCAGCGCGGGCGCGATATCGGGTTCGAACCAGGATACGTCTTTCGCCAGAAGGTGCACGGTGCCGAAGAGATAGATCGTGGTATCCTGATCCGCGACTTTCCACAGCGCCGGGGTGCCTTTGCGCGGGGCCGGTGCGGGCGTGGGCGCAGTGGCTGCTACTTGCGGGGTGGCTGATGGCTTTTTGGCCAGTGCCGGTGGCGCGGCCAGCGCGATGGAGAGGGCGCCAACGGCTGTAGCGATCAGGTATTTTGGAAATTTCATCGTATCAACTTGCCCCGGCAAAGGTTGCAACCTTGTGAACAGTGCTTCTATCGATGCTACAGCCCGCGTGAAACCGTGTTTTTCAATCGTTCTTTTGCGATGCGGCATTGACCCGAACAGGCCCTTACGCCATGGGCCGCGCCATGAGTGATGGCCGCGCAATGTGCCTGCAGGATATGATCCTCGCGCTCCACGAATACTGGGGTGCGCAGGGGTGCCTTATTCTGCAGCCCTACGATATGAGAATGGGGGCGGGCACGTTCCATCCCGCAACGACCTTGCGTGCGCTGGGGCCGGAGCCGTGGAATGCGGCCTTCGTGCAGCCCTGCCGCCGTCCGACGGACGGTCGCTACGGCGAAAACCCGAACCGGATGCAGCATTATTACCAGTATCAGGTAATTCTGAAGCCGAGCCCGGAAAATCTACAGGAACTCTATCTCAAGAGCCTGGAAGTGATCGGGATCGATCCGCTCAAGCACGATATCCGTTTCGTCGAGGATGACTGGGAAAGCCCCACTCTGGGCGCCTGGGGTCTGGGCTGGGAAGTCTGGTGTGACGGGATGGAAGTCACCCAGTTTACCTATTTCCAGCAGATGGGCGGGTTCGACTGCAAGCCGGTCGCCGGCGAACTGACCTACGGGCTCGAACGTCTGGCCATGTATATTCAGGGCGTCGACAACGTTTACGATCTTGCCTTCAACAACCATGGCGTAACCTATGGCGACGTGTTTCACGAAAACGAGGTGCAGATGAGCACCTGGAATTTCGAGGTCGCCAATACGGAAAGCCTGTTCGAGCTGTTCCGCAAGGCCGCGGAAGAGTGCGAGAACTGTCTGGCCGCCAATCTGCCGATTCCCGCCTATGAACAGGCGATCGAGGCCAGCCACATCTTCAACCTGCTGCAGGCGCGCGGCGTGATTAGCGTGCAGGAACGCGCCAGCTACATGGGGCGTGTGCGCGAACTGGCACGGGGATCGTGCGAAGCCCACATGGCCAAGGAAGCCGCTCGCTGGGCGGAAAAGTTTCCGGGGTGGACGGCATGAGCGATTTCCTCCTCGAACTGCGTTGCGAAGAAATTCCCGCACGTATGCAGGCTGGCGCACGCGCCGAACTGGAAAAGCTGTTTCGCAAGGAAATGGCCGATTCCGGTGTTGCCTTTGGCGAACTGACTGTCTGGTCGACCCCGCGTCGGCTCGCCCTGATCGCGCGGGCCTTGCCGGAAAATACCGAGGCGGTTCGCGAAGAAGTGAAGGGACCGCGTAGTTCCGCCCCGCCGCAGGCGCTTGAAGGGTTTCTGCGCAAGACCGGGCTGACCCAGGATCAACTCGAAGATCGCGATGGCGTGTACTTCGCCATAACGGAGAAGCCCGGACGCGCTGTGAAAGCGGTTCTGGCTGAAGCTATTCCCGCGATCATCCGCGCGTTCGCCTGGCCCAAATCGATGCGTTGGGGGAAGGCCTCGCTGTCGACGGAAAGCCTGCGCTGGGTTCGGCCGCTGTCGGGCATCGTTGCCATTCTGGGCGATGATCTGGTGGAATGCGGCGTTGGCAGCGTGGTTTCGGGCTATGTCACGCTGGGGCATCGCTTCCATTGCCCGGGTGAGATCACCATCGGCAATGCTGGCGATTACGCCGAAAAATTGCGTGCCTGCCATGTTATCGTCGATCACGCCGAACGCGAAAGCATTGTTCGTAAGGGGGCACAGGCCGCAGCGTCGCAGGCCGGGCTGGTTTTGGTGGAAGATGAAGGGCTCGTCGTTGAGAATGCGGGGCTGACCGAATGGCCGGTTCCCTTGTTGGGCCGGTTTGACGAACAATATCTCGAGGTTCCACCTGAAGTTATTCAGCTAACTGCCCGTACGAACCAGAAATATTTTATCTGTCGCGATTCTGGCGGAGCGTTGGCCAATGCCTTCGTGTGCACGGCCAATATCGCCGCGCACGATGGCGGTGTGGCGATTGTCGATGGCAATCGCAAAGTGCTCGCCGCGCGGTTGTCCGATGCCCGCTTCTTCTGGGAACAGGATCGCAAGAAGACGCTGGCCGATCATGCGGTAAAGCTGGGCAATATCGTCTTCCATGAAAAGCTTGGCACGGTGGCCGACAAGGTCGACCGTGTGGCCACGTTGGCGCGGCAACTGGTGGCGCAGGGTATCGTGCAGGGCGCGGACCCGGCGGAAGCCGAACTGGCAGCGCGGCTCGCCAAGGCAGATCTGGTTACCGAGATGGTCGGTGAATTCCCTGAATTACAGGGACTTATGGGCGGTTACTACGCTCGCGCCGAAGGGCAAAGCGATGCTGTGGCCGATGCCGTGCGCGATCACTACAAGCCAGTCGGGCAGGGTGATGATGTCCCCACCGCTCCGCTTACGGTTGCCGTCAGCCTGGCGGACAAGCTCGACACCTTGCGCAGCTTCTTCTCCATCGACGAAAAGCCAACCGGTTCGAAAGATCCCTTCGCGCTGCGGCGGGCGGCATTGGGCGTCATTCGGCTATTGACTGAAAATGGCCTGCGGATGCGCGTGGCAGATGGGGATTTGCTCGATTTCTTTGCGGACCGTCTCAAGGTTCAGCAGAAAGAAGCGGGTGTCCGTCACGATCTGATCGATGCGGTTTTCGCGCTTGGCGGCGAAGACGATCTCGTGCGCCTGTTGGCTCGCGTCCATGCCTTGCAAGCGTTCATCCGAACGGAAGACGGCGTCAATCTGCTCGCCGGATACAAACGCGCGGCCAATATCCTGAAGAAAGAGGAATGGCTGGGCATCGAAGGCGAAATAGCCCGGACTGGCGAGGAAGACCCGTTGGCCCAGGTGGACGATCCCGATCTCGCCCCGGTGATTGCGGCAAAGCTGGCGGAACGCCACGGGAAAGAACTTTCCTACACGCCGGAAATCGCGGAAAAAGCGCTGATCGATGCGCTGGATGCGGCGGAGCCCAAGGCGGCCTCTGCTGTCGGGATGGAAGATTATGCCGGAGCGATGGCGGCTCTTGCGTCGCTCCGTATGCCGATTGACGCATTCTTTGACGAGGTTACGGTCAACGATAGCAATCCGGACAAACGTGCCGCGCGGCTCGATCTGCTGGCGCGTTTCCGTACTGCAGTGCATAAAGTGGCGGATTTCTCACGTATTGAGGGGTGAGCGGTTCTCCGCTCAGAACAGTGTCAACTGTGTCAACTTCTCCCAATTTGGACAGGAACTGGCAGCTCGAGATGAACAAGTCGGTCTACACATTCGGTGGTGGCGCAAACAACAACGACGATGCCCGTTCGCGGGACAAGACGATTGTTGGCGGCAAAGGTGCGAACCT
This genomic window from Caenibius tardaugens NBRC 16725 contains:
- a CDS encoding 50S ribosomal protein L25/general stress protein Ctc; amino-acid sequence: MSDALTLPAEARELAGKGASRALRRAGRVPAVIYGGKEEPQTIHVEEKELVRQLGTGHFANSIVMIEVGGKSVRTLPKDVAFHPVTDRPIHVDFLRLAKNAKVEVLVPVLFTNEDASPGLKKGGVLNVVRHELDLICEADKIPSEIEIDVTGRDVGDSIHISNVKLPAGAESAITDRDFTIATIVAPSALKRAEADAAGEGEVEEASEG
- a CDS encoding tetratricopeptide repeat protein — translated: MSLLRYLILPVVCGLALGACNPDPQEQWARAKQAYSVHDYQTARVDLMAALKTRPDDPVFLELLVRTQIALDDGDGAETTLQHLQTIGKAPADHVILAADAALLKGQFAHALSLVNTHDSAEAARIRGLALLGQGKVAEAGKILGSDLESSGPRSALMAAYARYLLDEGELAEADRLARQALTDNGEERVALQVLAGVAAAQGRHAAALLANERLLKIYPHDLTGLFGTVSALGELGRIDEIEPVLGKIERLAPQHPSVVFVKARLAAERKDWAKVRAILQPLERDIDTRPELQWLYAQAFLNLGQVEQARAYLSPLLLHEPHNGDVRLALAQVQIAGQDRRAALATLRPFADDQQASVQALDLLARVAGEEGDPQAGIYAARARAVRNGS
- a CDS encoding TraB/GumN family protein, with translation MKFPKYLIATAVGALSIALAAPPALAKKPSATPQVAATAPTPAPAPRKGTPALWKVADQDTTIYLFGTVHLLAKDVSWFEPDIAPALQSADELVTEVDLANTSAKPELLLAKASLPAGENLRALLPPENRQSLEQALGTLGLPAGTFDGQKPWFAALNLTILPLLAAGYDMNSGVEVVLDRNAPSRTKRSALETMEFQLDLFDSLPQDLQIAYLGQVSAAVPETKRQLDEMVDAWLAGDADRLASLMNSQEVDPVVFEKLVTSRNKNWTNWIVKRLEQPGTVFMAVGAGHLAGPGSVQDQLSTLGIVSARVK
- the pth gene encoding aminoacyl-tRNA hydrolase codes for the protein MQLWVGLGNPGPQYAMHRHNVGFMTVDVIAEIHNFGSVQKKFAGWVQEGRIGNEKVILLKPATFMNESGRAVSEAMRFYKLEPDALTVFHDELDLAPFKVKVKQGGGTAGHNGLRSIAQHLGPDFRRVRIGIGHPGHKDRVTSYVLGNYAKTELDDLADMLGGIAAEADWLTKGDDARFMSELALRLSS
- a CDS encoding 2OG-Fe(II) oxygenase family protein; the encoded protein is MTNTFKKLNLVFSTPIPVYEIADFARINADIIEEIRVRREKEQGMVRSNRVGWHSDLDFFARKEPAHRELAQKIMQCLADATQRVADKDKLANLRLECDGWVNVNPKGGYNVPHDHPGAFWSAAYYIQVPEPANGGMAGAIEFIDHRSAPPGQGLVQSPYMRSLHAMRPTPGTLVVFPSTLKHWVHPNDADEDRITIAINAKVAVDPEKMRQAQLDAAHESVRQVPGLSEGAEADASAAPADNAGRKAKKPAKTKA
- a CDS encoding PEP-CTERM sorting domain-containing protein, yielding MKKTLTIFAALSTLAMASPAMATWGSSGGWSSGGCKKHCGTTTTTSSGGTTTGSSSSGNEVPEPGMLAMAGAGLIAVAVLRRRKARNKS
- a CDS encoding glycine--tRNA ligase subunit alpha; translation: MSDGRAMCLQDMILALHEYWGAQGCLILQPYDMRMGAGTFHPATTLRALGPEPWNAAFVQPCRRPTDGRYGENPNRMQHYYQYQVILKPSPENLQELYLKSLEVIGIDPLKHDIRFVEDDWESPTLGAWGLGWEVWCDGMEVTQFTYFQQMGGFDCKPVAGELTYGLERLAMYIQGVDNVYDLAFNNHGVTYGDVFHENEVQMSTWNFEVANTESLFELFRKAAEECENCLAANLPIPAYEQAIEASHIFNLLQARGVISVQERASYMGRVRELARGSCEAHMAKEAARWAEKFPGWTA
- the glyS gene encoding glycine--tRNA ligase subunit beta: MSDFLLELRCEEIPARMQAGARAELEKLFRKEMADSGVAFGELTVWSTPRRLALIARALPENTEAVREEVKGPRSSAPPQALEGFLRKTGLTQDQLEDRDGVYFAITEKPGRAVKAVLAEAIPAIIRAFAWPKSMRWGKASLSTESLRWVRPLSGIVAILGDDLVECGVGSVVSGYVTLGHRFHCPGEITIGNAGDYAEKLRACHVIVDHAERESIVRKGAQAAASQAGLVLVEDEGLVVENAGLTEWPVPLLGRFDEQYLEVPPEVIQLTARTNQKYFICRDSGGALANAFVCTANIAAHDGGVAIVDGNRKVLAARLSDARFFWEQDRKKTLADHAVKLGNIVFHEKLGTVADKVDRVATLARQLVAQGIVQGADPAEAELAARLAKADLVTEMVGEFPELQGLMGGYYARAEGQSDAVADAVRDHYKPVGQGDDVPTAPLTVAVSLADKLDTLRSFFSIDEKPTGSKDPFALRRAALGVIRLLTENGLRMRVADGDLLDFFADRLKVQQKEAGVRHDLIDAVFALGGEDDLVRLLARVHALQAFIRTEDGVNLLAGYKRAANILKKEEWLGIEGEIARTGEEDPLAQVDDPDLAPVIAAKLAERHGKELSYTPEIAEKALIDALDAAEPKAASAVGMEDYAGAMAALASLRMPIDAFFDEVTVNDSNPDKRAARLDLLARFRTAVHKVADFSRIEG
- a CDS encoding TraB/GumN family protein, coding for MNLRSVLALAAMLLISACSKPPEPATPAFWEVTAPDGQQAWLFGTIHALPENVEWRSPAIEAALAQSDTLLLEIRQLDDRAAMQAIFTRLAETPGQATLSSKVTAANRPALVQLLQQAGISENQFARVETWAAALTLAQAARKADNDAGVDRTLITMAGSKPVAELEGTEAQLRLFDTLPEKEQRDLLNAIVAEAADARNEERIVEGYWRRGDIDAIAAETHRGMMADPELRAALLVDRNRAWSDRIAHMIKGHQHPFVAVGAAHMAGPEGLPALLAGKGFTVRRVQ